A window from Centropristis striata isolate RG_2023a ecotype Rhode Island chromosome 4, C.striata_1.0, whole genome shotgun sequence encodes these proteins:
- the stoml3a gene encoding stomatin (EPB72)-like 3a — MNSTTSSTADMVTQGKLEINADENIEDKNSHKLGCFGWLLVIVSLLFVAATFPVTIFLCIKIVKEYERAVIFRLGRITSGKPKGPGLFFVLPCTDSLVKVDLRTVSFDIPPQEILTKDSVTVSVDGVVYFRINCPISAVANVSNAHSSTRLLAQTTLRNVLGTKNLAELLSDREGISVKMQESLDEATDPWGIKVERVEIKDVKLPQQLQRAMAAEAEASREARAKIISAEGEMNASRALKEASLIIAESPSALQLRYLQTLNTIAGEKNSTIIFPLPIDILQNFMRK; from the exons ATGAACTCAACAACATCCAGCACGGCCGACATGGTAACACAGGGTAAACTTGAGATCAACGCAGATGAGAATATCGAag ATAAAAACTCTCATAAACTGGGATGTTTCGGTTGGCTGTTGGTCATCGTATCTCTCCTCTTCGTCGCAGCAACCTTCCCAGTTACAATATTCTTGTGTATTAAG ATAGTGAAGGAGTACGAGCGAGCTGTCATTTTCAGACTCGGCCGGATCACAAGCGGGAAACCTAAAGGGCCAG GACTTTTCTTTGTTCTGCCATGCACGGATAGCCTCGTCAAAGTCGATCTGAGAACTGTGTCCTTTGACATCCCTCCACAAGag ATTCTGACCAAAGACTCAGTGACAGTGTCTGTTGATGGCGTGGTGTACTTCCGTATAAACTGCCCTATCTCTGCTGTTGCCAATGTGTCCAACGCACACTCATCTACACGGCTGCTGGCTCAAACCACCCTGAGGAATGTACTCGGTACCAAAAACCTTGCAGAACTGCTGTCGGACAGAGAGGgtatatcagtcaaaatgcag GAGTCTCTGGATGAAGCCACTGATCCGTGGGGTATTAAGGTGGAGCGTGTGGAGATCAAAGATGTGAAGTTGCCGCAACAGCTTCAGAGAGCCATGGCAGCAGAGGCAGAAGCCAGTCGGGAGGCCAGAGCGAAG attattTCTGCAGAGGGAGAGATGAACGCTTCCAGGGCTCTGAAAGAAGCCTCTCTGATAATTGCTGAGTCACCCTCTGCTCTCCAGCTGCGATACCTGCAGACCCTCAACACCATTGCAGGAGAGAAGAACTCCACCATCATTTTCCCTCTGCCCATAGATATTTTGCAGAATTTTATGAGGAAATAA
- the slc25a15a gene encoding solute carrier family 25 member 15a isoform X2, with amino-acid sequence MQTFPTMYRGFIHCFTSTFRQVGLRGLYQGTTPALIANISENAVLFLSYGLCQDVIRFVSKMDKGADLSDIQKASAGSLASIFSSMALCPTELVKCRLQAMHEMKASGKIASGQRSTAWTVVKTVLKTKGPLGFYEGLTSTVMREIPGYFCFFGAYEVSRSNFAQYMGTDKDSIGILPLMFSGGLGGACLWLMVYPIDCVKSRIQVYSLAGRQEGFIKTFIGVIRTEGFTTLYSGLTPTMIRTFPANGALFLAYELSRKFMMETVGN; translated from the exons ATGCAGACGTTCCCCACCATGTACCGCGGCTTCATCCACTGCTTCACATCCACCTTCAGGCAGGTGGGACTGCGTGGTCTCTACCAAGGCACGACCCCGGCACTCATAGCCAACATCAGTGAGAACGCTGTGCTGTTCTTGAGTTATGGACTCTGCCAGGATGTGATACGCTTTGTGTCCAAGATGGATAAAGGAGCCGATCTCAG TGATATTCAGAAGGCATCTGCGGGGTCTTTAGCCTCTATCTTCTCCTCCATGGCGCTTTGCCCCACTGAGCTGGTGAAATGTCGCCTGCAGGCAATGCACGAAATGAAAGCTTCTGGCAAAATTGCAAGCGGACAGAGAAG CACAGCCTGGACAGTGGTGAAGACGGTGTTGAAAACAAAGGGTCCCCTGGGTTTCTATGAAGGACTGACATCCACCGTGATGAGGGAGATTCCAGGTTACTTCTGCTTTTTTGGGGCCTATGAAGTGTCTCGGTCTAATTTTGCACAGTACATGGGCACAGACAAGGACAGTATAG GTATTCTTCCACTCATGTTCAGCGGTGGATTGGGAGGAGCTTGTCTTTGGTTGATGGTCTATCCCATAGACTGTGTGAAGTCCAGGATCCAGGTGTATTCTTTAGCTGGAAGGCAAGAGGGTTTCATAAAGACCTTCATCGGTGTCATACGCACTGAAG GGTTCACCACTCTGTACTCGGGCCTGACTCCCACCATGATACGCACCTTCCCTGCCAACGGGGCCCTCTTCCTGGCTTATGAGCTCAGTCGCAAATTCATGATGGAGACAGTTGGTAACTGA
- the slc25a15a gene encoding solute carrier family 25 member 15a isoform X1, producing the protein MAPHPIIQAIIDFSAGAIGGTACVLSGQPFDTTKVKMQTFPTMYRGFIHCFTSTFRQVGLRGLYQGTTPALIANISENAVLFLSYGLCQDVIRFVSKMDKGADLSDIQKASAGSLASIFSSMALCPTELVKCRLQAMHEMKASGKIASGQRSTAWTVVKTVLKTKGPLGFYEGLTSTVMREIPGYFCFFGAYEVSRSNFAQYMGTDKDSIGILPLMFSGGLGGACLWLMVYPIDCVKSRIQVYSLAGRQEGFIKTFIGVIRTEGFTTLYSGLTPTMIRTFPANGALFLAYELSRKFMMETVGN; encoded by the exons ATGGCTCCACATCCCATAATCCAGGCAATCATCGACTTCTCAGCTGGAGCAATAG GTGGTACAGCTTGTGTGCTGAGTGGTCAGCCGTTTGACACCACAAAGGTCAAGATGCAGACGTTCCCCACCATGTACCGCGGCTTCATCCACTGCTTCACATCCACCTTCAGGCAGGTGGGACTGCGTGGTCTCTACCAAGGCACGACCCCGGCACTCATAGCCAACATCAGTGAGAACGCTGTGCTGTTCTTGAGTTATGGACTCTGCCAGGATGTGATACGCTTTGTGTCCAAGATGGATAAAGGAGCCGATCTCAG TGATATTCAGAAGGCATCTGCGGGGTCTTTAGCCTCTATCTTCTCCTCCATGGCGCTTTGCCCCACTGAGCTGGTGAAATGTCGCCTGCAGGCAATGCACGAAATGAAAGCTTCTGGCAAAATTGCAAGCGGACAGAGAAG CACAGCCTGGACAGTGGTGAAGACGGTGTTGAAAACAAAGGGTCCCCTGGGTTTCTATGAAGGACTGACATCCACCGTGATGAGGGAGATTCCAGGTTACTTCTGCTTTTTTGGGGCCTATGAAGTGTCTCGGTCTAATTTTGCACAGTACATGGGCACAGACAAGGACAGTATAG GTATTCTTCCACTCATGTTCAGCGGTGGATTGGGAGGAGCTTGTCTTTGGTTGATGGTCTATCCCATAGACTGTGTGAAGTCCAGGATCCAGGTGTATTCTTTAGCTGGAAGGCAAGAGGGTTTCATAAAGACCTTCATCGGTGTCATACGCACTGAAG GGTTCACCACTCTGTACTCGGGCCTGACTCCCACCATGATACGCACCTTCCCTGCCAACGGGGCCCTCTTCCTGGCTTATGAGCTCAGTCGCAAATTCATGATGGAGACAGTTGGTAACTGA